In Saccharothrix syringae, the following are encoded in one genomic region:
- a CDS encoding phosphopantetheine-binding protein has product MERQDLRSVVVAAVTDVLAEEPVDDDAADLREQGMTSVEMVSLLMALEDELGIAIPDDLLDPQNFASLERIVATVSPLVAR; this is encoded by the coding sequence GTGGAGCGCCAAGACCTGCGGTCGGTCGTGGTCGCGGCCGTCACCGACGTGCTGGCGGAGGAGCCGGTCGACGACGACGCGGCGGACCTGCGCGAGCAGGGCATGACCTCGGTCGAGATGGTGAGCCTGCTCATGGCGTTGGAGGACGAGCTGGGCATCGCCATCCCCGACGACCTGCTGGACCCGCAGAACTTCGCCAGCCTGGAGCGCATCGTCGCCACGGTGTCCCCGCTCGTGGCCCGGTGA
- a CDS encoding aminoglycoside phosphotransferase family protein: MMIAREGEPARRWVAQLPSTVAELLEAWRLRLDGAPLYGMCAVVLRVRTEEGRGALKVGWVDDETRAEPLGLRAWAGRGAVALLRSEERVGAMLLERLDERRTLLDVPIDEALDIAAVILAELRVPAVEGLNNAGDTAARWGKEFLDDWKRLDRPCSEEMLSRAVELCEELATCAVEPSTLHGDFHYANILGRGERAWAAIDPKPLAGDPAYEVVPLLRNRWAEIRGDDPTGAAVRRRVLRFAELASLDPDTTYKWCLVRTVDDAMWFQEHGYPDRAEIAWDIARSMMTGP, from the coding sequence ATGATGATCGCGCGAGAGGGGGAACCGGCCCGCCGCTGGGTGGCACAGCTCCCGTCGACCGTCGCCGAGCTGCTGGAAGCGTGGCGGCTCCGGTTGGACGGGGCACCGCTCTACGGCATGTGCGCCGTCGTGCTCCGGGTGCGCACCGAGGAGGGGCGCGGCGCGCTGAAGGTGGGCTGGGTCGACGACGAGACCCGCGCGGAACCGCTGGGCCTGCGCGCCTGGGCGGGCCGCGGCGCGGTCGCCCTGCTGCGGTCCGAGGAGCGGGTCGGCGCGATGCTGCTGGAGCGCCTGGACGAGCGGCGGACCCTCCTCGACGTGCCGATCGACGAGGCACTGGACATCGCGGCCGTCATCCTCGCGGAGCTGCGGGTGCCCGCGGTCGAGGGCCTGAACAACGCCGGCGACACCGCGGCCCGCTGGGGCAAGGAGTTCCTCGACGACTGGAAGCGGCTGGACCGGCCGTGCAGCGAGGAGATGCTGTCCCGCGCCGTGGAGCTGTGCGAGGAGCTGGCCACCTGCGCGGTCGAGCCGTCGACCCTGCACGGCGACTTCCACTACGCCAACATCCTGGGCCGCGGCGAGCGGGCGTGGGCAGCCATCGACCCGAAGCCGCTGGCCGGCGACCCCGCCTACGAGGTGGTGCCGCTGCTGCGCAACCGCTGGGCGGAGATCCGCGGCGACGACCCGACCGGGGCGGCCGTCCGGCGGCGCGTGCTGCGGTTCGCCGAACTGGCCTCGCTCGACCCGGACACCACCTACAAGTGGTGCCTCGTGCGCACCGTGGACGACGCCATGTGGTTCCAGGAGCACGGCTACCCGGACCGCGCCGAGATCGCCTGGGACATCGCCAGGTCGATGATGACCGGCCCCTGA
- a CDS encoding ATP-binding cassette domain-containing protein, which translates to MTGGLFTNAVAMVALAWRTSRGRIALALGLTVLAGVSWPLVALALRGAVDAFVARDGSAALTAGVLVAVSVIGALVLQHFAYVPYAEVAELATLSLEAELVELTNGSAGLAHHERAEHADRIALLRRELPQFGEGVIGLMTALSLVVTMAITSVLLAALSPWLLLLPVAAVPPVVAGQFAQRRVDRAKRAAAEDTRLCEHLFRLSTQAGPVKELQLHNLQGEIRRRHVRHWAGAGRVLLKGEASAAALIAASQVAFAAAYVVAVLLVLRQAVAGDSGVGDVVLVLTLAAQVHQQVSAGVELLQRFGRTSATMTGLRWLRELIRAQEPVGADAAPPERIRRGITLSGVSFTYPGTREPVLTGVDLELPAGSVVAVVGENGAGKTTLAKLLCRFYDATEGTIAVDGVDLARIAPRAWRRRVTAAFQDFVRFELTARHAVGVGDLPRVDDDPAVLAALGRARADDLLDRLDDGLATQLGKTWTEGTELSGGQWQKVALGRAMMREQPLLLVLDEPTSALDAQAEQRLFERYAANARRVAAATGGITLLVSHRFSTVRMADLILVVADGRITEAGGHDDLIRSGGLYAQLYAMQAATYARAASIPRPLPEKALPSLEK; encoded by the coding sequence GTGACGGGCGGGCTGTTCACCAACGCCGTGGCCATGGTCGCGCTGGCCTGGCGCACCAGCCGGGGCAGGATCGCGCTGGCGCTCGGCCTGACCGTCCTGGCCGGCGTCTCGTGGCCGCTGGTCGCGCTGGCCCTGCGGGGCGCGGTCGACGCGTTCGTCGCCCGGGACGGGTCGGCGGCCCTCACGGCCGGGGTGCTGGTCGCCGTCAGCGTCATCGGCGCGCTGGTGCTGCAGCACTTCGCCTACGTGCCCTACGCCGAGGTGGCCGAGCTGGCGACCCTCTCGCTCGAAGCCGAGCTGGTGGAGCTGACCAACGGGTCGGCCGGGCTGGCCCACCACGAACGCGCGGAGCACGCCGACCGGATCGCCCTGCTGCGGCGGGAGCTGCCGCAGTTCGGCGAGGGCGTGATCGGCCTGATGACCGCGCTGTCGCTGGTCGTCACGATGGCGATCACCAGCGTGCTGCTGGCCGCGCTGAGCCCGTGGCTGCTGCTGCTCCCGGTCGCCGCGGTGCCGCCGGTGGTGGCCGGCCAGTTCGCCCAGCGCCGGGTCGACCGGGCCAAGCGGGCCGCGGCCGAGGACACCCGGCTGTGCGAGCACCTGTTCCGGCTCTCCACGCAGGCCGGCCCGGTCAAGGAACTCCAGCTCCACAACCTGCAGGGGGAGATCCGCCGCCGGCACGTGCGGCACTGGGCCGGGGCCGGGCGGGTGCTGCTCAAGGGCGAGGCGTCCGCGGCGGCGCTGATCGCCGCGAGCCAGGTCGCCTTCGCCGCGGCGTACGTGGTGGCGGTGCTGCTCGTGCTGCGGCAGGCGGTGGCCGGGGACAGCGGCGTCGGTGACGTGGTCCTCGTCCTCACCCTGGCCGCCCAGGTCCACCAGCAGGTCAGCGCCGGGGTGGAGCTGCTGCAGCGCTTCGGGCGCACGTCCGCCACCATGACCGGGCTGCGGTGGCTGCGCGAGCTGATCCGCGCGCAGGAGCCGGTCGGCGCGGACGCCGCCCCGCCCGAGCGCATCCGCCGCGGCATCACGCTGAGCGGGGTCTCCTTCACCTACCCCGGTACCCGCGAGCCGGTCCTGACCGGCGTCGACCTCGAACTGCCCGCCGGGTCGGTCGTCGCGGTCGTCGGCGAGAACGGCGCGGGCAAGACCACGCTGGCCAAGCTGCTCTGCCGGTTCTACGACGCGACCGAGGGCACCATCGCGGTGGACGGCGTCGACCTGGCCCGGATCGCGCCGCGGGCCTGGCGGCGGCGCGTCACCGCGGCCTTCCAGGACTTCGTCCGGTTCGAGCTGACCGCGCGGCACGCGGTCGGCGTCGGCGACCTGCCGAGGGTCGACGACGATCCCGCGGTGCTGGCCGCGCTCGGCCGGGCCCGCGCGGACGACCTGCTGGACCGGCTCGACGACGGCCTGGCCACCCAGCTGGGCAAGACCTGGACCGAGGGCACCGAGCTGTCGGGTGGCCAGTGGCAGAAGGTCGCCCTCGGCCGGGCGATGATGCGCGAACAGCCCCTGCTGCTCGTCCTGGACGAGCCCACCTCGGCCCTGGACGCCCAGGCGGAGCAGCGGCTGTTCGAGCGGTACGCCGCGAACGCCAGGCGGGTGGCCGCGGCGACCGGTGGCATCACCCTGCTGGTGTCCCACCGGTTCTCCACCGTGCGGATGGCCGACCTGATCCTGGTCGTGGCCGACGGGCGGATCACCGAGGCGGGCGGCCACGACGACCTGATCCGCTCGGGCGGCCTGTACGCGCAGCTCTACGCGATGCAGGCCGCGACGTACGCCCGAGCCGCTAGCATCCCCCGACCGTTGCCGGAAAAAGCCTTGCCCAGTCTGGAGAAGTGA
- a CDS encoding ABC transporter ATP-binding protein, translating to MPENSRARRYWAEAVEPRFFLVRRLGVAGAGVLALGLLTNTALGVLPVAFVVAAARLVGHVPEAVAAGTGGAAWDALVTAFLVASGCFVAQQVLAPVQTALAQVVKHRVDGHFYAEVIAVVSRSASLRPVEDERSREHLHLATETLLRGEHTPGDAVAGTLALVARYVRLVGFGVVIGVAVSWWSAVAVCAGTMVFRYGHRGGLRMWTRLWPEIGPLRRESDYFRDVGMELSTAKELRVFGLTGWVVERYRSSSVAALLPLWRARRVYNVHRFVWFTAIGLVLLSATVALMLRSAVTDSLSLTALLLGLQATVGAALLGEFYQEADVATQFGMLAARALADFERHVDEQVATESPGGADARGLPRREIRFRDVSFGYAGSDRLVLDGLDLTLRAGECTALVGLNGAGKTTLVKLLGRLYEPTSGAVLVDGVDVRELDVASWRRQLAVVFQDFNRYELPVRDNIAFGALDADDADRRVVAAARRADVDGVVAGLPGGYGTVLSRQYRGGADLSGGQWQRVAIARALYAVAAGARVLLLDEPTSALDVRAEAAFFDEFAERTRGVTTLLISHRFSSVRHADRIVVLAGGRVVEDGTHEALLARGGRYAELYHLQAEQFAQDAGRTR from the coding sequence ATGCCTGAGAACTCCCGTGCCCGGCGGTACTGGGCGGAAGCGGTCGAGCCCCGGTTCTTCCTGGTGCGCAGGCTGGGCGTGGCCGGCGCCGGCGTGCTCGCCCTGGGCCTGCTCACCAACACCGCCCTCGGCGTGCTGCCGGTCGCCTTCGTGGTGGCCGCCGCCCGGCTGGTCGGCCACGTGCCCGAGGCGGTCGCCGCCGGCACGGGCGGCGCCGCGTGGGACGCCCTGGTCACCGCCTTCCTGGTGGCCTCCGGCTGCTTCGTCGCCCAGCAGGTGCTGGCCCCGGTGCAGACGGCGCTGGCGCAGGTCGTCAAGCACCGGGTGGACGGGCACTTCTACGCCGAGGTCATCGCCGTGGTGTCGCGGAGCGCGTCCCTGCGCCCGGTGGAGGACGAGCGCAGCCGGGAGCACCTCCACCTGGCCACGGAGACCCTGCTCCGCGGCGAGCACACGCCCGGTGACGCGGTGGCCGGGACGCTCGCGCTGGTGGCCCGGTACGTGCGGCTGGTCGGCTTCGGCGTGGTGATCGGCGTGGCCGTGTCGTGGTGGTCGGCGGTCGCGGTGTGCGCGGGCACCATGGTCTTCCGCTACGGCCACCGCGGCGGCCTGCGGATGTGGACCCGGCTGTGGCCGGAGATCGGCCCGCTGCGCCGGGAGAGCGACTACTTCCGGGACGTGGGCATGGAGCTGTCCACGGCCAAGGAGCTGCGCGTCTTCGGCCTGACCGGGTGGGTGGTCGAGCGCTACCGGTCCAGCTCGGTGGCGGCGCTGCTGCCGCTGTGGCGGGCGCGGCGCGTCTACAACGTCCACCGGTTCGTGTGGTTCACCGCGATCGGCCTGGTGCTGCTGAGCGCGACCGTGGCGCTCATGCTGCGCTCGGCGGTGACCGACTCCCTGTCGCTGACCGCGCTGCTGCTGGGGTTGCAGGCGACCGTCGGCGCCGCCCTGCTCGGGGAGTTCTACCAGGAGGCGGACGTGGCGACCCAGTTCGGCATGCTGGCCGCGCGGGCCCTGGCCGACTTCGAGCGGCACGTCGACGAGCAGGTGGCGACCGAGAGCCCCGGCGGCGCGGACGCGCGGGGGCTGCCCCGCCGCGAGATCCGGTTCCGGGACGTGTCGTTCGGGTACGCCGGGAGCGACCGGCTCGTGCTCGACGGCCTGGACCTGACGCTGCGGGCCGGCGAGTGCACCGCGCTCGTGGGCCTCAACGGCGCCGGGAAGACCACGCTGGTCAAGCTGCTGGGCCGGCTCTACGAACCCACGTCCGGCGCGGTGCTCGTGGACGGGGTGGACGTGCGGGAGCTCGACGTGGCGTCCTGGCGCCGGCAGCTCGCCGTGGTCTTCCAGGACTTCAACCGGTACGAGCTGCCGGTCCGCGACAACATCGCCTTCGGCGCGCTCGACGCGGACGACGCGGACCGCCGCGTGGTCGCCGCGGCCCGCCGGGCGGACGTCGACGGGGTCGTGGCGGGCCTGCCCGGCGGTTACGGCACGGTGCTGTCGCGGCAGTACCGGGGCGGCGCGGACCTGTCGGGCGGCCAGTGGCAGCGGGTGGCGATCGCGCGGGCCCTGTACGCGGTCGCCGCGGGCGCCAGGGTCCTGCTGCTCGACGAGCCGACGTCGGCGCTCGACGTGCGCGCCGAGGCGGCGTTCTTCGACGAGTTCGCCGAGCGCACCCGCGGGGTCACCACCCTGCTGATCTCCCACCGGTTCTCCAGCGTCCGCCACGCCGACCGCATCGTCGTGCTGGCCGGCGGGCGGGTCGTCGAGGACGGCACCCACGAGGCGCTGCTGGCCCGCGGTGGCCGGTACGCCGAGCTGTACCACCTCCAGGCGGAGCAGTTCGCCCAGGACGCGGGGAGGACCCGGTGA